TGCTCCCCTCCTTATATAGATAGGAACAGAAGCAGGTAAGTCCACAGATAATACTGACTGGTCAATTGGAACGAGATTCGAGGCATCAAGCGAGTTGTCTTGAGATTGATCTTGGGTCAATTTGCTTACATTTTGGATGTTTTCGTTGGTTGTAATGGTCTTTCTTGTAGAAATTATAGGGAGTGATGAGGTTGATATGCTAATAGATCTAACAGACCCATAAAACACAGATAGTCTATTCATGTTGATGGAGAGCGTAGATTTATTATTGGATAATTCTTCTGCGACTTTTAATTATGGCCATGAACAGACAAATCTTAGAAATATCGAGCACTGTGGATCTGAGAATATCAGGAGAACCAACCTTGCCCTTAATATAAAGTACATAGAACAAGAGTTCATTGTAGTTAATTGCCATAACAGAGAGAAACAGAATATAGGAATCCTATTCAATACGAGCTACAAATTTAGAAAATTTGTTTAGCAGGTGCTCCAGTGGCGCAGAGGTTAGCGCTTCGTGCTTATAGCCGTTTTGACGACGCAATAGGTTATACCTAAAGTCACGGTCGTGTGAGGAACGCGACGGTCGTGGGTTCAATCCCCTCCTGGAGCATTTGTCCTTTTTTTGCAATCGTTTGTTATATTAAGCTATCACTATGCTGCATTTTTGACTTTAAAAACCTTTTCGTCAAATGCAGCTTGTTGTTTGGCCATTCTCCTATCGGCCCAGTGTCTCAATCTTTCACCGTatttcaaacaaaagaGTGGGAAGGGAATTCCTAATGCCAACCCAATAAATGCACACATGGTATTACCCCAACCATAACCCAACCTATCGTACATTGCGGTGGCGAACAAAGGGAATGAAAACCCGAATAATGATCTGAACATGGCAGCTGCCGCCACCGAAGAAGCACTGAATCTTGGGTTCATGTCAATTAAGTAGTTCTGGATGGTCTGAAACACGGCAATGAAAGAAAAGGCAAAAATCCCCGAACCCAATGCAGGAACCATCCAGTGGGTTTTATATTGCACCGACCATCCATAGATCACCAACCCCATGGGCAACCCTACTCCTGAAACCACCAAACAGGGAAGTCTATATTCTGGTTTGGGGACCCCACCATTTTGGGCCGTGAGCTTATCGTAAAAGTGTTGCACCAAAAGCGTAAACACAATTGTTCCTAATATATACCCAATCCCCATAGGTATGAACATCAAACCCGATATCTCAACAGAGAATCCATAAGACCCTTGGAAAACTTTAGGAAATGTCACAAGCATCAAGTACATGAATCCGTATGCGAAAGCCATGAAAGAACCTAACCCAATAACCATAGGATGATACGTCAATAACTTAACAGGTCTCAACATGGTGTACCTAATAACAAGCCACCTGGGGACAtcattggccaagtcaAAAATAGTGTGCAAGTTTTCATTACCAGTTTCCTTTCTCAACCTTACTGCTCTATCGTGCAAGAGCTTTGGAGAGTAGgtttctttgaaaaaaataGTTCCCACCACTGCCACCgcaaagttgaagataCTTAatatccaaaaacaccacctCCAGTTGAGGTTCTGGACCACAAACCCAGATATAATGGGTGATACCACCGGTCCTAAACTGGGGCAGATGGAGTAGAATGCCATGGCGGTGTTTCTAGTCTTATCATCAAATAAATCAGCCAACGTGCCTGCCCCTACATTCAAAGCAGCACAACCACCCAACCCACCCAAAAACCGAAGAATACACAACAGGTAGGTGTTCTTAGTGAAACCACATCCCAAGTTGAAGCAGAAAATAATCCAAATCGATAGGTTCATAATTGGTTTCCGGCCAATTCTGTCACTCTCGGACAATGGAGCAATTACCAAAGGGCCAATTGCAAATGCAAGAATCATGATACTCACCGTCAAGGCCTGAACAGACTTGTTAGTGATGCCAAAGTCTTTGGCAATTTCAGCAGATGCTGGAGACGATACAGATGATGACATGGGAGATATCAAGGTGTAAAGGGCCACTATTAAAGTCTGCATTGACTTGGCTTTAAGGCTCCAATTTCTGGGGAATTCAGGGTCGTTTTCATCCCACGTCACCAACTCAGGGTCCACATCATCGAATTCTTTACcaaagttggtggtgggcACAGAAATATCGGGCACGTCTTTATAGGTGTCAGTCTTCTCCAATCTGCTGCTAAGTGTTTTCATAATGGTCTTCCTGGATTGTGTCCGTCTCAATGAAATGACGTCTGGTTGAGCATCTCCATAGATGTCTCTGACTGACAACCGGGACGTTTTTCTGGCCAATGCTTCTGAGTCGTAAGACAGTAGAGAACCAGATCTGGAGAGCGATGCCCTTCTCGCACCCAGGGACCTGGTACGCGAAGAACCTTCAGTTTTCAAGGCTACTGGTTGAGTCTGGGGCCCCACATCTGCTGAGCGGGCCTCACTACTAAGACTTTCGGTGTCAAAATCTTCGTAATATGAACTTAAATGAGGATTCTGCCCATCGGATGACGTGAGGTGTTTTTCATTGGGGCTGCCCGCCCTATTGTCACTATCTTCACTGGTGCCGGGTATCTTATCATTACTTGCGAAGGAGGAAGTgtcttccaactcatctTTATCTGTCCTGGAGCTCATGGTACTGTCAAAGTTTACAGAAAAAAAAGA
Above is a window of Yamadazyma tenuis chromosome 1, complete sequence DNA encoding:
- a CDS encoding uncharacterized protein (EggNog:ENOG503NWFT; COG:S) → MSSRTDKDELEDTSSFASNDKIPGTSEDSDNRAGSPNEKHLTSSDGQNPHLSSYYEDFDTESLSSEARSADVGPQTQPVALKTEGSSRTRSSGARRASLSRSGSLSSYDSEALARKTSRLSVRDIYGDAQPDVISLRRTQSRKTIMKTLSSRLEKTDTYKDVPDISVPTTNFGKEFDDVDPELVTWDENDPEFPRNWSLKAKSMQTLIVALYTLISPMSSSVSSPASAEIAKDFGITNKSVQALTVSIMILAFAIGPLVIAPLSESDRIGRKPIMNLSIWIIFCFNLGCGFTKNTYSLCILRFLGGLGGCAALNVGAGTLADLFDDKTRNTAMAFYSICPSLGPVVSPIISGFVVQNLNWRWCFWILSIFNFAVAVVGTIFFKETYSPKLLHDRAVRLRKETGNENLHTIFDLANDVPRWLVIRYTMLRPVKLLTYHPMVIGLGSFMAFAYGFMYLMLVTFPKVFQGSYGFSVEISGLMFIPMGIGYILGTIVFTLLVQHFYDKLTAQNGGVPKPEYRLPCLVVSGVGLPMGLVIYGWSVQYKTHWMVPALGSGIFAFSFIAVFQTIQNYLIDMNPRFSASSVAAAAMFRSLFGFSFPLFATAMYDRLGYGWGNTMCAFIGLALGIPFPLFCLKYGERLRHWADRRMAKQQAAFDEKVFKVKNAA